From Methylomonas sp. EFPC3, a single genomic window includes:
- a CDS encoding cytochrome ubiquinol oxidase subunit I, translated as MFGDDIVMLSRMQFGLTALYHFLFVPLTLGMTFILGIMESVYVMTGKAVYKDMVKFWGKLFGINFAMGVTTGLTLEFQFGTNWAYYSHYVGDIFGPLLAAEGWMAFFLESTFVGLFFFGWDRLSKVQHLMVTWLLAVGTSLSALWILIANGWMQHPVGAEFNYETLRMEMASFADVFFNPVAQVKFVHTVAAGYVTGSMFVLGISSWYLLNQRDIGFARRSFSIASAFGLASVLSVIVLGDESGYTSGETQKIKLAAIESEWETHPAPASFTVFGFPDQENERTDFAIKIPYVLGLIATRSIDEDVKGLKDLRQESAERIKSGMIAYGELQKLRAGDLSAKPAFEAHKADLGYGLLLKKYTEKVIDADAAMIQQAANDTIPQVAPLFWTFRIMVACGFTLLFIFAMSFYYCATRVADQKRWLMRMAVWCIPLPWIAAETGWFVAEYGRQPWTISGVLPTHMSVSSLSADQLWFSIGGFALFYTVLLIIEMYLMLKYVRLGPSSLHTGRYYFEQSAALAH; from the coding sequence ATGTTCGGTGACGATATTGTCATGCTCTCGCGGATGCAGTTCGGCCTGACCGCGCTGTACCACTTTCTGTTCGTGCCGCTGACGCTGGGCATGACCTTTATTCTCGGCATCATGGAATCGGTTTACGTGATGACCGGTAAAGCAGTCTATAAGGACATGGTCAAATTCTGGGGCAAACTGTTCGGCATCAATTTCGCGATGGGGGTTACCACCGGCCTGACGCTGGAATTTCAGTTCGGTACCAACTGGGCTTATTACTCGCACTACGTCGGCGACATCTTCGGACCCCTACTGGCTGCAGAAGGCTGGATGGCGTTCTTTCTGGAATCGACCTTCGTCGGTTTGTTCTTCTTCGGCTGGGACAGGTTGAGCAAGGTGCAGCATTTGATGGTGACCTGGTTACTGGCGGTCGGCACCAGCCTGTCGGCGCTGTGGATTCTGATCGCCAACGGCTGGATGCAGCACCCGGTCGGCGCCGAATTCAATTACGAAACCTTACGCATGGAGATGGCCAGCTTCGCCGACGTGTTCTTCAACCCGGTGGCGCAGGTCAAATTCGTGCATACCGTCGCCGCCGGTTACGTCACCGGCTCGATGTTCGTACTCGGCATCAGTTCCTGGTATCTGCTGAACCAGCGCGACATCGGCTTCGCCCGCCGCTCGTTTTCGATTGCCTCGGCCTTTGGGCTGGCGTCGGTGTTGTCGGTGATCGTACTCGGCGACGAGAGCGGTTATACCTCCGGCGAAACCCAAAAAATCAAGTTGGCGGCGATCGAATCGGAATGGGAAACCCATCCGGCGCCGGCCAGCTTCACCGTATTCGGCTTTCCGGATCAGGAAAACGAGCGCACCGATTTTGCGATCAAAATCCCGTATGTTCTGGGCCTGATCGCGACTCGCTCGATCGACGAGGATGTCAAAGGCTTGAAGGATTTGCGCCAGGAAAGCGCCGAGCGCATCAAAAGCGGCATGATTGCCTACGGCGAGTTGCAGAAACTGCGCGCCGGCGATTTGAGCGCCAAACCGGCTTTCGAGGCGCATAAAGCCGATCTGGGTTACGGCTTACTGTTGAAAAAGTACACGGAAAAGGTGATCGATGCCGACGCGGCGATGATCCAACAAGCCGCCAACGACACGATTCCCCAGGTGGCGCCGCTGTTCTGGACCTTCCGCATCATGGTCGCCTGCGGCTTCACGCTGCTGTTCATCTTTGCCATGAGCTTCTACTACTGCGCCACCCGCGTTGCGGACCAGAAGCGCTGGCTGATGCGGATGGCGGTCTGGTGTATCCCGTTGCCTTGGATCGCCGCCGAAACCGGCTGGTTCGTCGCCGAATACGGCCGCCAACCCTGGACTATCTCCGGCGTGTTGCCGACCCACATGAGCGTGTCGAGTCTGAGTGCGGATCAGCTTTGGTTCAGTATCGGCGGCTTTGCCTTGTTCTATACCGTGCTGCTCATCATCGAGATGTATTTGATGCTGAAGTATGTTCGCTTGGGGCCTAGCAGTTTGCACACCGGCCGCTATTATTTCGAACAATCTGCGGCCCTGGCCCATTAA
- a CDS encoding aspartate carbamoyltransferase: MKNIVSIIVLAALANVALAIPPVDPARLDQVEQRGSQVMPFALDKTLHVFTPSPSGGVQQVLAKNAGDAEQIGLIRQHLIHLAAGFGRGDFSGPRRIHGDDMPGVQALSAAAGKVVYQYRELPNGAEIEFQTAEPALVEAIHAYFEAQLSDHARHAMPGGHVPHHDHPR, from the coding sequence GTGAAAAACATCGTATCGATCATAGTGCTGGCGGCGTTGGCTAACGTCGCCCTGGCCATTCCGCCGGTCGATCCGGCCCGGCTGGATCAAGTGGAGCAACGCGGCAGCCAAGTGATGCCGTTTGCGTTGGACAAAACCCTGCACGTGTTTACCCCATCGCCGAGCGGCGGCGTGCAGCAAGTGCTGGCGAAAAATGCCGGCGATGCCGAGCAAATCGGACTGATCCGCCAGCATTTGATCCATTTGGCGGCGGGTTTCGGCCGCGGCGATTTTTCCGGGCCGCGCCGAATTCACGGCGACGACATGCCCGGCGTGCAGGCCTTGAGCGCTGCGGCGGGGAAGGTGGTTTATCAATACCGCGAATTGCCCAACGGCGCCGAAATTGAATTCCAAACCGCCGAACCGGCCCTGGTCGAGGCGATACATGCGTATTTCGAGGCCCAGCTCAGCGACCACGCCCGCCATGCCATGCCGGGCGGCCATGTCCCGCATCACGACCATCCGCGCTAA
- the cydB gene encoding cytochrome d ubiquinol oxidase subunit II has translation MFDYETIRLIWWVFIGVVAIAFAVTEGFDFGVSALLPFTGKTDLERRVVINTVGATWEGNQVWLVLLGGAVFAIWPAVYATLFSGLYVAMLLVLFALFFRPAGFDYRSKIEDPRWRNAWDWCLFLGGALPPILLGVLVGNLLLGLPFHLDQDLRPFYDGSFFALLNPFALLCGFAGLLLTLFHGALFLKWRSEGAIHQRATATVAALGPLLLTALVVITAWVFLAIDRPEITQMAAADAPSNPMNKTVIARGAGWLQHFKTHAWMWLAPAAGFGGIFSAWKLGAGTARMAAFWSSALGIAGIGLTVGFGLFPFLLISKTDPRSSLTLWDASSSHTTLLLAFWITVVFLPIVLLYTRFVYRVIWGSVTEQTVLQDSHTLY, from the coding sequence ATGTTCGATTATGAAACGATTCGTCTGATCTGGTGGGTGTTCATCGGCGTTGTTGCCATCGCCTTTGCGGTGACCGAAGGCTTCGATTTCGGCGTCAGCGCGCTGTTGCCGTTCACCGGCAAAACCGACCTAGAGCGGCGAGTGGTGATCAATACCGTCGGCGCCACCTGGGAAGGCAACCAAGTCTGGCTGGTGCTGCTCGGCGGCGCCGTGTTCGCGATCTGGCCGGCGGTCTACGCCACGCTGTTTTCCGGCCTGTACGTGGCGATGCTGCTGGTGTTGTTCGCGTTGTTCTTTCGCCCGGCCGGGTTCGATTACCGCAGCAAGATCGAAGATCCGCGCTGGCGCAATGCCTGGGATTGGTGCCTGTTTCTGGGCGGTGCGCTGCCGCCGATTCTGCTCGGCGTGCTAGTCGGCAATTTGTTGCTGGGCTTGCCGTTTCATCTGGATCAAGATCTGCGGCCGTTTTACGACGGTTCGTTTTTTGCGTTGCTGAATCCGTTTGCCTTGTTGTGCGGTTTTGCCGGCTTACTGTTGACGCTGTTCCATGGCGCGTTGTTTCTGAAATGGCGTAGCGAAGGCGCGATCCACCAACGGGCGACGGCCACCGTTGCGGCGTTGGGTCCTCTGCTGCTAACGGCATTGGTCGTGATCACCGCCTGGGTGTTTTTGGCGATAGACCGGCCGGAAATCACGCAAATGGCCGCGGCCGATGCGCCTTCCAATCCGATGAACAAAACCGTTATCGCTCGCGGCGCCGGTTGGCTGCAGCATTTTAAAACCCACGCCTGGATGTGGCTGGCGCCGGCCGCCGGTTTCGGCGGCATCTTTTCGGCGTGGAAACTCGGCGCCGGCACAGCGCGGATGGCGGCGTTCTGGTCCAGCGCGCTGGGTATTGCCGGTATCGGTTTGACGGTCGGCTTCGGTTTGTTCCCGTTTTTGCTGATCTCCAAAACCGATCCGCGCTCCAGCCTGACCTTGTGGGATGCCAGTTCCAGCCATACCACGCTGCTGTTGGCATTCTGGATCACCGTGGTGTTCCTGCCGATCGTGCTGCTCTATACCCGTTTCGTGTACCGGGTGATCTGGGGCAGCGTCACCGAACAGACCGTTTTGCAAGATTCACACACCCTATATTGA
- the cydX gene encoding cytochrome bd-I oxidase subunit CydX, with the protein MWYFAWILGVGFAAAFGIINAMWLESVCDIDNHGIDQSCDSLRK; encoded by the coding sequence ATGTGGTATTTCGCTTGGATTTTAGGCGTCGGCTTCGCCGCCGCGTTCGGCATCATCAACGCCATGTGGCTGGAATCGGTATGCGATATCGATAACCACGGCATCGACCAGTCGTGCGATAGCCTGCGCAAGTAA
- the fae gene encoding formaldehyde-activating enzyme: MSDSYWFRTGEATVFSSEGQGTDAMPEILIGDVKGPAGHAFANLMGQTAGHTRMFAIRATNQQVRPATIMVPKVTIKSSAYVNLLGGPVQSAVADAVIDSVADGVIPRLQANELCIIAMIWIDPSCADNPNLDRKDLYRTNYEAMKLAISRAMSNSPSIDELIANRHKIFHEMYDPETGESQW; the protein is encoded by the coding sequence ATGTCAGATTCATATTGGTTTAGAACCGGCGAAGCCACCGTATTTTCCAGCGAGGGTCAAGGCACCGACGCGATGCCGGAAATCCTGATCGGCGACGTTAAAGGTCCGGCCGGCCACGCCTTCGCCAATCTGATGGGCCAAACCGCGGGCCACACCCGGATGTTCGCGATTCGCGCCACCAACCAGCAAGTGCGCCCGGCCACGATCATGGTGCCGAAAGTCACGATCAAATCCTCGGCCTACGTCAACCTGTTGGGCGGCCCGGTACAATCGGCCGTCGCCGACGCGGTGATCGACAGCGTCGCCGACGGCGTGATTCCGCGGCTGCAAGCCAATGAATTGTGCATCATCGCGATGATCTGGATCGATCCGTCTTGCGCCGACAACCCGAATCTAGACCGCAAGGACCTGTACCGCACCAACTACGAAGCGATGAAATTGGCGATCTCCAGAGCGATGAGCAACTCGCCCAGCATCGACGAGCTGATCGCCAACCGCCACAAAATCTTCCACGAAATGTACGATCCGGAGACCGGCGAGTCGCAGTGGTAA
- a CDS encoding LysR substrate-binding domain-containing protein, with the protein MNLRDLHYLIAVADLRSFVQAADRCCISQPTLSTQIKKLEDELGIQLFERTNKKVLPTELGERIIASARRILKEQAIIKELAATAQDPLAGNLRLGAFPTMASYLFPQLVPLIKQALPRIRLILVEEKTEQLIQQLKSGQMDCALLALPVYEDFLESKAVFDDEFLLAVADSHPLAFNSVVEQSDLQGEHLLLLDEGHCLRGHALQVCQTVGADEEQDVRATSLETLRQMVHAGTGVTFIPQIAVRHEPGIRYIRFAAPAPSRTIGLVWRKTSARGELIRQLSGLVEKAAIVDRADQIDATAAT; encoded by the coding sequence GTGAATTTACGGGATTTGCACTATTTGATTGCCGTGGCCGATTTGCGTAGTTTCGTGCAGGCGGCCGACCGCTGCTGCATCAGCCAGCCGACGTTGAGTACCCAGATCAAGAAACTGGAGGACGAGCTGGGGATACAGTTGTTCGAGCGCACCAATAAAAAAGTGCTGCCGACCGAGTTGGGCGAGCGCATCATCGCCTCGGCCAGACGAATTCTGAAAGAACAGGCGATTATCAAGGAACTGGCCGCCACGGCGCAGGACCCTCTAGCCGGCAATCTGCGCTTAGGCGCGTTCCCCACCATGGCTTCCTACCTGTTTCCGCAATTGGTGCCGCTGATCAAACAGGCCTTGCCGCGAATTCGGCTGATCCTGGTGGAGGAGAAAACCGAGCAACTAATTCAGCAACTCAAAAGCGGGCAGATGGACTGCGCGCTGTTGGCGCTACCGGTTTACGAAGATTTTCTGGAGAGCAAGGCTGTGTTCGACGACGAATTTTTGTTGGCGGTGGCCGATAGCCATCCGCTGGCCTTCAACAGCGTGGTCGAACAATCCGATTTGCAAGGCGAGCATTTGCTGTTGTTGGACGAGGGGCATTGCCTGCGCGGCCATGCCTTGCAAGTTTGCCAAACCGTCGGCGCCGACGAAGAGCAGGACGTCCGCGCTACCAGCCTGGAAACGCTGCGGCAAATGGTACATGCCGGCACCGGCGTGACCTTCATCCCGCAGATTGCGGTGCGCCACGAGCCGGGCATCCGTTACATCCGGTTTGCGGCACCGGCGCCCAGCCGCACCATCGGCCTGGTGTGGCGCAAAACCAGTGCCCGCGGCGAGTTGATTCGACAACTGAGCGGGCTGGTCGAGAAGGCTGCGATAGTCGACCGCGCCGACCAGATCGACGCGACCGCGGCGACCTGA
- a CDS encoding methyl-accepting chemotaxis protein: MLNRVEIGKRLSAAFFSASFITLLTGISGIYFIDVVGHTGVYVGEAAAPLVDAVMESKLLATEAHLKFEEIMGGDNAESIDSVNLLMDKSSWFLEAIAHGGESEEGKFIAVENPATLARVDASRQKLQAVRTMLARRYATLGQNIGEDQFHKLDAQFDADFEAFIDEVDQLETAIQIDVKDSLKKLHDTTEESKLILSALIGAALISALLLGRLTTQSITQPLSQCLLIAKQIQNGDLTAKVAPLGEDEIAQLLLALDTMRRRLLDIISGIADNVTMLNRAAESLASASSQSERASVVEAETSEMMANSVEKLSQAIDQIGRQAKTVYEVAEHSGNLSLTSGTIIQETASKITDVAAAVKSTAVTIQELEDFSGQISGIVSIIGSIADQTNLLALNAAIEAARAGEQGRGFAVVADEVRALAKRTASSTHEIIDMVGKIQVNTKHAAEEVESGVRKVNDGVALAGKAATSITDIRDSSHHVSSAIGEITGILADQANATREMAKRIKMIADSAADNCSTAAGASRSAQELARLAQNLERVVSGFKIV, encoded by the coding sequence ATGCTTAACCGTGTCGAAATCGGCAAACGCCTGAGCGCAGCGTTTTTTAGCGCCAGTTTTATTACATTACTAACCGGCATAAGCGGTATTTATTTTATCGATGTGGTCGGACATACCGGAGTCTATGTCGGAGAGGCTGCGGCGCCGCTGGTTGATGCAGTCATGGAATCGAAACTGCTCGCGACTGAAGCCCATTTGAAATTCGAGGAAATTATGGGTGGCGATAACGCTGAGTCTATAGACAGTGTGAATCTGTTGATGGACAAATCTAGCTGGTTCCTGGAAGCAATAGCCCACGGCGGCGAAAGCGAAGAAGGCAAGTTTATAGCGGTCGAAAATCCGGCTACTCTGGCGCGAGTCGATGCGTCACGACAGAAACTTCAGGCCGTGCGCACCATGTTGGCCAGACGTTATGCCACACTGGGTCAAAATATCGGCGAAGACCAATTTCATAAGCTGGATGCGCAGTTCGACGCGGATTTCGAGGCGTTTATCGATGAAGTTGACCAGTTGGAAACTGCAATCCAGATCGACGTTAAGGATTCGCTAAAAAAATTGCACGACACCACGGAAGAAAGCAAATTGATACTGTCGGCTTTGATCGGTGCCGCTTTGATTAGCGCGCTCTTGCTCGGTCGGTTGACGACGCAATCGATTACGCAACCGCTGAGTCAATGTTTGCTGATTGCCAAGCAGATTCAGAACGGAGATTTGACTGCGAAAGTTGCGCCGCTGGGTGAGGATGAAATCGCCCAGCTACTGCTGGCTTTGGATACTATGCGGCGGCGTCTGCTGGATATTATCAGCGGTATAGCCGACAACGTGACAATGTTGAATCGGGCTGCCGAATCTTTGGCCTCGGCATCGTCTCAAAGCGAACGGGCCAGCGTAGTAGAGGCTGAAACATCGGAAATGATGGCGAATTCGGTAGAAAAGCTGTCGCAGGCGATCGATCAGATCGGCCGGCAAGCGAAAACCGTGTACGAAGTGGCGGAACACTCCGGTAATCTTTCGCTCACCAGCGGTACGATAATCCAAGAGACGGCCAGTAAAATTACTGATGTAGCGGCTGCGGTGAAATCCACCGCCGTGACGATTCAGGAGCTGGAGGACTTTTCCGGCCAGATTTCCGGGATCGTCAGCATCATCGGCAGTATCGCCGATCAGACCAATCTGCTGGCGTTGAATGCGGCAATAGAAGCGGCTCGGGCTGGCGAACAAGGCCGCGGATTTGCGGTGGTAGCGGACGAAGTGCGCGCGCTAGCCAAACGTACGGCCAGTTCGACCCACGAAATTATCGATATGGTAGGCAAAATACAGGTCAATACCAAACATGCCGCGGAGGAGGTCGAATCGGGTGTCAGAAAAGTGAACGACGGTGTGGCGTTGGCGGGTAAGGCCGCAACGTCGATTACCGATATTCGCGATAGCAGCCATCATGTCAGTAGTGCAATTGGTGAAATCACCGGCATTTTGGCAGACCAAGCTAACGCGACTCGTGAAATGGCGAAACGTATAAAAATGATCGCTGATAGCGCTGCCGACAACTGCAGTACTGCGGCAGGCGCGTCCCGCTCGGCGCAAGAATTGGCGCGTCTGGCGCAAAATCTCGAGCGCGTCGTTTCGGGGTTTAAAATCGTATGA
- a CDS encoding ATP-binding protein, with translation MIDWNNTYAAIWRQRQEYLRPVRHIDPIRLQQLLGIESQKRQLVDNTLRFLAGLPANNVLLWGARGTGKSSLVKALFNEYMHEGLRLIEVDKQDLLYLPEIVDDIREHRQRFIIYCDDLSFEAGDSLYKPLKSVLEGSIELPPENVLFYATSNRRHLLPEQMRDNLDTLLVDGEVHYSDAVEEKISLSDRFGLRLGFYPQQTQTYLDIVDSYFPDYRGDREVLHKAALDFAHTRAAKNGRTAKQFFNSVSDGQAGF, from the coding sequence ATGATCGATTGGAACAACACCTATGCAGCCATTTGGCGCCAGCGCCAGGAATATTTGCGGCCGGTTCGGCATATCGATCCGATCCGGCTGCAGCAACTGCTTGGCATCGAGTCGCAAAAACGGCAACTGGTCGATAACACTTTGCGTTTCCTGGCCGGTCTGCCGGCGAATAACGTTTTGTTGTGGGGCGCGCGCGGTACCGGCAAGTCGTCGCTGGTCAAGGCCTTGTTCAACGAATACATGCACGAAGGTTTGCGTTTGATCGAAGTCGATAAACAGGATCTTCTGTATTTGCCGGAAATCGTCGACGACATTCGCGAGCATCGGCAACGCTTCATTATCTATTGCGACGACCTGTCGTTCGAGGCCGGGGACAGTCTTTACAAGCCGTTGAAAAGCGTGCTGGAAGGCTCGATCGAGCTGCCGCCGGAAAACGTGCTGTTTTACGCGACTTCGAACCGGCGCCATTTGCTGCCGGAACAGATGCGGGACAATCTCGATACTTTACTGGTGGACGGCGAGGTGCATTATTCCGATGCCGTCGAAGAAAAAATTTCGTTGTCGGACCGCTTCGGTCTGCGTTTGGGGTTTTATCCACAGCAGACCCAGACATATTTGGACATTGTCGACAGCTATTTCCCGGATTACCGCGGCGATCGCGAGGTGTTGCACAAGGCGGCTTTGGATTTTGCCCATACGCGCGCTGCTAAAAACGGCCGTACCGCCAAGCAGTTTTTTAACAGCGTCAGCGACGGTCAGGCCGGGTTTTGA
- a CDS encoding oxidoreductase: MKIEAFEGLQALLQSAFPKRCPNCGRVFSGPEQFFRETGDMPGGRSSLKSFVDDQGMAIVEVFRNCRCGSTLMDEFSCRRDMSAPGHRSREQFQCLLQTLVARGIAAETARNEILKFMLGAPNRLHEWLGDDQNPA, encoded by the coding sequence ATGAAAATCGAAGCGTTTGAAGGGCTGCAAGCCCTGCTGCAATCGGCTTTTCCGAAACGCTGTCCGAACTGCGGCCGCGTTTTTAGCGGGCCTGAACAATTTTTCCGCGAAACCGGCGACATGCCCGGCGGCCGCTCATCGTTAAAGTCGTTCGTCGACGATCAAGGCATGGCGATAGTAGAAGTTTTTCGCAATTGCCGCTGCGGTTCCACCCTAATGGACGAATTCAGTTGCCGGCGCGATATGTCCGCACCAGGCCACCGCAGCCGCGAGCAATTCCAGTGTTTATTGCAGACTTTAGTCGCCCGCGGGATTGCGGCAGAAACCGCCCGCAACGAAATCCTCAAATTCATGCTGGGAGCTCCCAACCGCTTGCACGAATGGCTCGGAGACGATCAAAACCCGGCCTGA
- a CDS encoding bacteriohemerythrin, translated as MSILTWNDQLLVGLDSVDRQHQKLVELINKLDELVAVGGDSDVLVATVGDLADYTAYHFRHEEELMAAANFNPELFAKHSEEHREFVDKIRSVQLDAERDRSAISGDLLDFLVDWLCHHILKTDKLMGISLSKGVDAARIEIDRHEHLGVLHSNLYSALRESEERFKDLADNLPALIWITNAKHMPIFCNRFWFKTFGLHSGRLEKQQWMNVIHPEDREQVMAAYSKAAGEKTKLKIEYRLLGDGGKVSWILETTAPRVRRNGEFAGLMGCGMDITLRKKAEAALAKLNHQLEEQVAERTLELTVANQTLEQDKNRLIQLNLQLQEAQSHLVQAEKMASIGQLAAGVAHEINNPLGYIYSNLNTLKNYIDELASAATLAERLAGNLPENHPVAAEFRAFKSRVDLDFIKTDAGDLVKESLEGATRAKNIVQDLRDFSRIDRQNQAIFDLEAGLDATLNIVNNELKYKAAVVKDYGGVKPFLCVGAQLNQVFMNLLVNAAQAIADFGKITIRTGYRDADWVFVEIADTGSGMSDEVKAKIFDPFFTTKPVGKGTGLGLSLSYKIIKDHQGEIQVDSVQGQGTVFRIFLPLQPATLAPKLP; from the coding sequence ATGAGCATTTTGACTTGGAACGATCAGTTACTCGTCGGCCTGGACAGCGTCGACCGCCAACATCAGAAGCTGGTGGAGTTGATCAACAAACTGGACGAACTGGTGGCGGTAGGCGGCGATAGCGATGTTTTAGTCGCCACGGTCGGCGATCTGGCGGATTACACGGCCTATCATTTCCGCCATGAAGAAGAACTGATGGCGGCCGCCAATTTCAACCCGGAGCTGTTTGCCAAACACAGCGAGGAGCATCGCGAGTTCGTCGACAAAATCCGGAGTGTACAGCTGGACGCGGAGCGCGACCGGTCGGCGATTTCCGGGGATTTGTTGGACTTTTTGGTCGATTGGCTCTGCCATCATATTTTGAAGACCGATAAACTGATGGGTATCAGTTTGAGCAAAGGCGTCGATGCCGCCCGGATCGAAATCGACCGCCACGAACATCTCGGCGTGCTGCACAGTAATCTGTATTCGGCCCTGCGCGAGAGCGAGGAGCGCTTCAAGGATTTGGCCGATAATTTGCCGGCTCTGATTTGGATTACCAACGCCAAACACATGCCGATATTTTGCAACCGCTTCTGGTTCAAAACCTTCGGTTTGCACAGCGGCAGGCTAGAGAAACAACAATGGATGAACGTGATCCACCCCGAAGATCGGGAGCAGGTCATGGCGGCGTACAGCAAGGCGGCAGGCGAAAAAACCAAGCTCAAGATCGAATACCGTTTGCTGGGTGATGGCGGCAAAGTGAGCTGGATTTTGGAGACTACCGCCCCCCGCGTGCGCCGTAACGGCGAGTTTGCCGGTTTGATGGGTTGCGGTATGGATATCACCCTGCGCAAAAAAGCCGAAGCCGCGCTGGCCAAACTCAACCACCAACTGGAGGAGCAAGTCGCCGAGCGGACCCTGGAACTGACCGTCGCCAACCAAACCCTGGAGCAGGATAAGAACCGGCTGATCCAGCTCAACCTGCAATTGCAGGAAGCGCAGTCGCATTTGGTCCAAGCCGAAAAAATGGCATCGATAGGCCAATTGGCAGCCGGCGTCGCGCACGAAATCAACAATCCGCTCGGCTATATTTATTCCAACCTGAATACGTTGAAAAATTACATCGACGAGTTGGCGTCTGCGGCCACTCTGGCCGAGCGCTTGGCCGGCAATCTGCCCGAGAACCATCCGGTCGCGGCCGAATTTCGCGCCTTTAAAAGCCGGGTCGATCTGGATTTCATCAAAACCGATGCCGGCGATTTGGTTAAAGAATCGTTGGAGGGCGCGACCCGTGCTAAAAACATCGTCCAGGATTTACGCGATTTCTCCCGGATCGACCGGCAGAATCAGGCCATATTCGACCTGGAGGCCGGTTTGGACGCTACCTTGAATATCGTCAACAACGAACTGAAATACAAAGCGGCCGTGGTTAAAGATTACGGCGGGGTCAAACCGTTTCTCTGTGTCGGCGCTCAGCTTAACCAAGTGTTTATGAATCTGCTGGTCAACGCCGCTCAGGCCATTGCGGATTTCGGCAAAATCACCATTCGCACCGGTTATCGCGATGCCGATTGGGTGTTCGTCGAAATCGCCGATACCGGCAGCGGCATGAGTGACGAAGTCAAAGCCAAAATCTTCGATCCGTTTTTTACCACCAAGCCGGTCGGGAAAGGTACCGGTCTCGGCTTATCGCTGTCCTATAAAATTATCAAAGACCACCAGGGCGAAATCCAGGTCGATTCGGTTCAGGGCCAAGGCACGGTTTTCCGGATTTTCCTGCCGCTGCAA